A region of the Candidatus Hydrogenedentota bacterium genome:
TTAGAGGGGATGACGCTTTCCGCAACACAGGAAGGGATACCTGTCCGCGCACGTGCTCGGACCGAAGCCGACGGCAGGTTTATGTTCGACGGCATCGCACCGGGCGATGTAAGTGTGACGGGCTACCACGCCACCCATGTATTGAAGGAGCACCCGGTGTCCCTGTCGGTACCGGAGGAAGGGGGCGAGCCAGTGCGCCTGGAAGCGACCCCGGGCGGAAAAGTACGGGGGCGGATCCTACTGGCGAATGGCGAAGGCATCGAGGGTGTTCGAATTGGTCTCCGCAGCATGGGGCATTCGCAGTTGGCGATCACCGGTGCCGGGGGGCGTTACGATCTTGACAATGTTCCGGGCGGAAACTACGCACTGGGTACGTTGGCAGTAACGCCATTTGACCGGCGGGAGATTCATGTTTCACCGGGCGAGACCATCGAGGCGCCCGACTGGGGAATCACCTCAGGTATCGTTCGGGGCGTGGTAGTGGACCAGTCAGGCAGACCCGTGTCCCGTGCAACGGTCTGGCTCAGCAATGCCGCGCCAGTAACCGGCGTGTGGACCGATTCAAAAGGCGAATTTCAGGCGGTGGAACCTGGTGTCCGGGGAATCCTCACCGTGACGGCGTCCAAGTTCGACCGTTCGAGTCGTCTGGTCAAGATCGACCTCGACCAGGATCCCGCGCCGTACGTGAAGCTCACACTTGACCAATCACGCGGCCTGGTCGCCGGACAGGTCGTTGACGAACGCGGTGCACCCGTGCGCGCGCGGCTTGCCATCTCCACCTACACCGGAATGCACATACCCGATCACCTGATCAATCACACGCCCGGCTTCATATCCCCATATGGAGAACCACCCATACCACCCGCGGAGGGCCAGACCAACTGGGAAATCACCATTCCCACCGACAGTGAAGGATACTTCCTCGCTTGGGTAGACACGCCGGCTGACCTGAAATTCTTTGTGTCGGCGTACACGCCGGAAAGTGTCCTCTCCAAGAAAAACCTGGTCCAGGAGTTGGCCTTGCGCGCGGGCGGAGTCAGGAAAGGGATCCGGCTGGTGTATAAGGCCGGGCCGGGCGTGTCGATCCGCGGGCGGGTGCAGGATGCCGGGGGCCATCCGTTACCCCATGTGAATGTGACGGCGAGGATAGAGAGGAGCATGGGCGAGAGCGGCGTCGCAAACAGTGATCTGGAAGGAAATTTCGCGATCAAAGGACTGCAGGGCGACATGTTCACGGTAGTTGCACACACCAGTGAGCACCTGGCGAGTACGATCCCGGAGGTCCCGGCGGGTACCACGGACCTCGTGATTGTGCTGAACAAGTTGGCGCGCGTCACCGGCATCGTCCAGGATGCCCGAACTGGCGCGCCGCTCACGACCTTTGAGGCCGCATTCGTGTTTGAAGGCGGCGGCACGGCCTACGCCCAATTCCAGCAAATAAGCAGCGTCCAGGGGGAATTCGACCTGACCGCGCCGGATCCGCGTCCCGAACTGGAATCTGATTTGGTGATACAGGCGGCGGGTTATGACCCCGCACGTCTGACGCTCGGATCAATTTCAGGGGATGTGGGGCCCCTGACCGTGACCATGTCGCCAGCGGGACCGCCGGTATCCGGGATCGTTGTCGACGAGGAGGGAAACCCTATTTCAGGAGCGGCTATCGCGTTTCGTTCGCTATCCGGCGCTCTGTCTTCCGGCTCGATGCTCACAGCGACGAGCGCGAGCGACGGGACTTTCCAGCATGCGGGCGTACCGGGTGACACCGAGTCGCTCGAAGCTTCGCATCCAGATTTTGTTCGGGCGCGCCAGACCATCGACCCGCATTCTGGCGATGCCGTTACGGTTATTATGTCGAAGGGGGGCGCTCTGGAGGGTATCGTTACGGAGGATGGACGACCTGTCGAAAAGCTTAGTCTGCGGGTCGCCGAGGCGGAGACGCCCATACAACGGACCGATGCGGAAGGCCGCTTCAGATTCATACACCTCCCTGTGGGAACCGTGACGCTTCGGCTGCGGACCTACGGCCCCGACGGCGAGGTTACCCTGCATATGGTCGAAACCGAAGTCGTGGCGGGGGAAGTGCGCACCGTCCGTCTGGCGTTCCAGAACGGCGGTATCGTCGTGGAGGAGTAGCTCTCGGAGGTCTCCCGGGCGTGGCAATATCCCTTATGCGGAGCGCCCCCGGAGTCTTGGCGGTTCTCATAGATTCATTATCGGGTATGCGCTTTCTTGGAGAAGAAGAGCGGCGAATTGCATCCCGAGCCGGGCCAACTTCGGGGCTTTCTGGACCCGCTACGCCGGGACCGGCGACTCAGCCAAGCCAGGCGGGTGTTGCCCGCGAGGGAACCAAGCGAAATAGTCGGCCTGCCCCCCTTGCCGGTCCGGGCGCGGTTTCGCTACACTTCCGGTGGCTGATCCGGCCTTTCCTAGAACCGCACCCGCATTGATGAGTCGCCATGTCGTTTGATCCCGCGCAGAATCCCGCCGAGCCCGAGGAGCCCAATCAGGAGGGGCTGTTTGACGCGCAGCTTTCGTTGCCGCTGCCGTTTGTGGGGGCTCCGGAGCCGATTACGACGGTGGTCAAGCGTAATGGGCGGGAGGAGGCGTTTGACCGGGGGAAGATCACGAATGCGATTTTCCGGGCGGCGGAGTCGATTGGCGGGGACGATCGGGGTCTGGCGGACAGCCTGGCGCGGGCGGTGACGATCTACCTGACGAAGCAGCTGGGCGGCCACGCGCCGACGGTGGACCATATTCACGACGCGGTGGAGCGGGTGCTGATTCAGATGGACCACATCCGGACGGCGTTCGCGTATGCGCGGTACCGGGATCGGCGGGCGCGTATCCGGCGGCTGCGGGAGGGGGACATGCGGCTGCTGCTGGGCGAACTGGAGGAGGCGCGCGACCGGGGGGAGGCTGTTCCGCCCGCAGGATCCGGATTGTTTGTTCGGACGAGCGCGGAGACGCTTTCGACGTGGGACCGGGACCGGATTGTGGAGGCGCTGGTGCGGGAGACGGGGCTGGACCGGGGGATGGCGGGTGTGATCGCGGCGGAGGTGGAGCAGCAGCTGGACGCGGCGGGGATCCAGCATTTGAGCTCGGCGCTGGTGCGGGAGTTGGTGGCGGCGCGCCTGGTGGCGCATGGCCTGCACGAGTTTCGGGACCGCCAGCAGCGGCTGGGGGCGCCGCTGTACGACTGCGAGCGGATCATCCGGGGGCTGACGGAGTCGACGGCGCGGCGGGATCCGGTGGCGACGGATTACGTGCTTGCGGGGGCGGTGAAGAAGGAGTATGCGCTGGCGCGGGTCTATTCCGCGGCGGTGAGCGAGGCGCACCTGCAGGGCGCGCTTCATCTGCATGATCTGGAGAAAGTGGACCGGTTGCGCAGCGCGACGCTCTCGCCCGGACAGGTGGCGCGGTTTGGCGTTGGGATGCCGGGGGCGCCGGATTTTGCGTCGCCGCCCCGGAGCGCGGTCACGTTCCTGGCGCAGTTGGCGAAGGCGACGGCGAATTTTCAGGCGCATTTTGCGGGCCCGATCGCGTGGGATTCGGTGAATTACCATCTGGCGCCGTTTGTTTATGGCTACAGCGGCGAGGAACTGGCGCAGTTTGCGCAGATGATTGTGTACGAATTTGCGTACCGGGCGATGGCGCACGGGGGCGACGCGCCGGGTTCGGAACTGCGGCTGGACTGGATCGCGCCCGCGACGATCGCGGATCAGTTGGCCGTCACGCCCCATGAAACGGACGAGCCGCGGCGCTACCGGGATTACGAGCATACGGCGCAGCAGCTGGCGTGGCGGATATTCGAGACCCTGCAGCAGAGCGAGGGGCTGCATGTGGCCGCGCCCGCGCTCGGGATAACGGTGGACGAGCGCTTTTTCAAGGCCCCGGGCGCCGATGCGTTTCTGGAGCAGGCGACGGGCGCGGCGGCGGCGGGTTTTCCCGTGCGGCTGCGGTTTGTGCGCGAGGCGCCGCGTCCGCTGACCGGCGCGCCGGCGTGGCAACCTTCGGAGGTGGTTTTCGGGCAGGTGGCGCTGAATCTGCCTCGCCTGGCGTGTCTCGCGGATTCGGAGGCGGCGTTCTACGAAGCGGCGGACCAGATTGTGGCGCTTTCGTGTCAGGGCCTGGCGGAACGCCGCGCGTTTCTGGAATCGATCCTTGCGCGGGGCGCGGTGGGTCCGCTTGGCTTGCTGGCTGTTCAGCACGGGGCGGCGCCGCTGATCGATCTGGAGCAGACGACGGGCCGGATCGCGCTGCATGGTCTGAACGAAGCGGTTCAGCTGCTGGGTGGCGCGCCGCTACACGCGAGTGACGATGCGTGCCAGCTGGGTGCGCGTATCGTGGAGCGGGTGGCGCAGAAGTGCGCGCTGGAGCGCCGTAAGCGTGGCTTCGCCATCGAGCTGGGGCCGGGCCTGGATTGGAACGTGTCGCATCGCTTCGCGAATCTGGACGCGCAGAGCCACCCGGAAAAAACGAAAACCGTCATAAACGTGCGCGAGGACGATAAAAGAATGCACTATACGCCGGGGGTCGGGGTGGCGGCTGGGGCCGAGATCAGTCCGTTTGACCGGGTGCGTGTGGAGGGGGAGCAGCACCAGCGCCTGGACGCCGATCGGTGGGTTGCGTTGGCGGCGCACCCTCTGGCGGTTGCGCCCGGGGCATTGGCGGATCTGGCGCGCAAGGCATATTATCAGACATTGGCGGGTGGTATTTATCTGTAAGCCGTCTTTTGAATCTGTTCTGATCGCGAGAAAGCTCGCCCTGAGCGTATGTTATCAGATGCTGAATCCGCAGGGCAGCCTTGGGCCGCAACCGAAGAAATGATCACCACGAAGGGCGCGAAGGTCACGAAGAAAAACAGAGAATAGCTTTAACCGAAGAGAACGCAGAGAGCGCATAGGGTGATTTCTGGTACGCAGATGGATTGGGTGGATGATCGAGAGAGTGCATCCTTAACCACGAATGAACACCAATGCACACGAATGCATCGGGAGCGGCCGCAGGCGGCGATCAAGAATTGCGCCCACGGATTGCACTGATGACACGGATAGAAAATCAGACGTTGAGGCCCCAAGAAAACGCCCCGGGAGTGGGCGCTCCCGAGGCGAAGAACTTTGGGTCCGACAGGAATCAGGTTGCTGCTTTGGCTTCGTCCACGATGGCCATGAGCCGGCGTCCATATTCGGTGTAGGAGTTGTAGAGCAACTCCTTGTCGCTGGTGGTTTCGCCGGTGTGGATGACGGCGGCGAGGTGGGGTTCGATGGAGAACCCGCCGTCGTATCCGCGCGCCAGCAGGTCGGCGATGGTTTCTCGGACGAATCCCTGGCCTTCTCCGCAATAGCAGTAGACCGGCTCGCCGTCCACGATGTTGGCGTCCTTGATGTGGACGTAGACGATGTGCTCGCGGACTTTCTGGTAGTACTCCCAGGCGTCCTGCTTGTAGCTGACGGGGTTTCCGGTGTCGTAGACGACCTTGAGCGCGGGGCTGTTCACCTCGCCGAGGAGGATGTTGCTGTTGTCAGCGGAAAGGCCGCCCCAGCCGCTGCAATTCTCGTGGGCGAGGGTGATTCCGCCGTCCTCCGCTATTTTGGCCAGGGTTTTCATGCGCGCGATGGCCTCGTTGCGCCAGGCGGATTCCTCGACGGGGTTATTCTGGTCGTTGGGATAGCTCATGACGCGGATGAAGGGGGTCCCGAGGGTCTTCATGCGTGGTATGGCGCGCTGGAGGTCGCTGATATCGAGCTGGGGGTCGCACGTAATGGGGCGTGCCCAGTTGGCGATGGCGCTGCCGAAGCAGGAGACGTTCATTTTTGCGGCTTCGAGCGCCTCGCAGACGGCGTCGAAGGTATCGTCCGAGATCTGGGTGATATTGGTGCCGTCGATCATCCGGAGTTCGAGGTGGTTCCACCCGAGTTGCTTGTGGGCCTTGATCTGGACGCCGATAGGCTGTCCGGCTTCGTCGCTGATACCGGAAAAGAACATGCTGGTTTCCTTATTAGGTTTTTACGATCCAAAGGTCAATTGCGCGGGAGCGGCTCCGCAATCGGGCTACTACTCTTCGAGGTAGACCACGACGCGCTTGCCTTCCCAGCGCGCGCAGGCTCCCGGCGGCACCTTGACGATAAGCTCGGTGTCGCCGCCGTCGCCGACGGTGATATCGAGCCGGTGCCGGCCTTCTTCCTTATGCTGCTGCCCGCGCCGCACGGCGATCACCTGCCCGTGAACGGCGGCGTGTGCGGGCGGCGGCGGGGGACCGCCCGATTCGTGTTCCAGACGGTCGATTGGCGCCTTGGGCCGGATCGGGTCGATATAATCGCGAAAATCGTCCGGCATACCATCCACCTCGCGGGCCCCCGTAGCCTGTTCGCTACGGGTACTCTACCGGCGTGGGGGCCGCTGAATCAAGCTGGCGGGGTTCAGAGCAATCGCATTTAACTTTCGCGTACGCGCTGATCGCCGGAGGCGAATCCTGGATCCTGCCGGCAGAGATGCCGGCGCTCCAACACGCTCACATTCCTTGAATCAAGGTTCCAAATCGACATGAGTTCACGCCCAAATGCCACGATCCGGTCTACAACCGACAACTCTCCGGGCGGGTCAGGCTTCGGTTCAGCGGACCAGCCCGGTCTCGACGGTATGGCGGGTTTTTTCGCCGCCGAGGATTTCGATGAGGGTCAGGGCGAAGTCCATAGCAGTGCCGGGACCCCGGGAGGTGATGACGTTACCGTCGCGCTCGACGCGCCCGCCGGTGCAGCGGACCTCCGGGAAGTCTTCGGCGTTGATAAAGCCGGGATAGGCGGTGACGGTCTTTCCGTCGAGTATGCCGAGCTTGGCGAGCACGCGCGGGGCGGCGCAAATGGCGGCGATATATTTGCCCTCGGCGTGCATGCGCTTTAGCAGGGCGGTCAGCACGGTGGAACCGGCGAGGTTATCGGCTCCGGGGAGCCCTCCGGGGAGGACGATCATGTCGAGGTCGTCCAATTCGGCGGCGCTCTCGAGGTCGGTGTCGGGAACGAGGACGACGCCCCGGCTGGCGACGACGTGCGCGGTGTCCAGGCCGGTGGTGACGACTTCGAAGTTTGCGCGGCGGAGCAGGTCGATAATGGTGACCGCTTCGAGTTCCTCGCAGCCCTGTGCGAGGGGGACGAGTACTTTGGGCATGGTGGAAACTCCTAATCTGCCGTATGCGCTGGATTTGTGGATTCTTCCGTGTTGAGTTCCAGTAATCATAGCATTTTCGGGGTGATTGCTTCGAAGAAGGGATGGAAAAGCCGGTCCGGGGCGCGGGGCGCGGATCGCGGATTTATCCCCGCGCCGCAAACGTGTTAGACTGCCGCTTCGTATTTCGGTCGGGTTTTCAGCTGGTACGCGGGTGCGGAATCTATGAAGTCTTACTTGTTCGCCGGGGCCATAGCGCTTTTACTTTGCCCCTGCGCCGTTGAGGCGCTCGAGGCGGGCGCATCGCGGGCCCGTATCGCCGCGCCGCGGGGCGTGCCGCTTGATGGCGACGCATCGCGGCTGGGCCGCCCTTCGTCGGGCGAGCATGACCCGATTTGGGCGCGCGCGCTGTACCTGGATGATGGCGATACATCGGTATTCGTGGTCAGCCTCGATCTTTTTGCCGTGACGCCGGGGTTGCGGGCGACGGTGGTGGAGCGCGCGGGGTCCCTGGCGTCGCCGGAGGCCATCATTCTAACCGCGACGCACACGCACAATGGCCCCGGGGGGATGGCGGAGTCGCTGCCCTGGCGTTGGACGGCGGGCCGCTACCATCCGGAGATGATCGACACGGTGTCGGACGCGGTTGTGACGGCGATGTCGCAGGCCCGGGAGCAGAAGCGCCGGGCGACGCTGGGTTACGGCACGGCGGTGCAGCGCGTTTTGTCGGCGAATGTCCGGGGGGCTGAAGCGCCGATCGACGAACAGATTGGGGTAATCCGGGTTGACGACGCCGACGGGAAAGCCATCGCGATCCTGACCAGTTTCGGGGCGATGCCGGATCTGGTTCCGGAGTCGGATTATTATCGCTTCTCGGCGGATTTTCCGGGCGCTTACTGCCGGGAAATGGAGGCTTTGACGGAGCCGGGTTGTGTGGCGATGTTCCTGAACGGGTCCGCGGCGGGCCAGCGGGCGGTGGATCCGGAGCGGAACGAAGGGTGGGCGCGTATCGACTCGATCGGGCGGTTGCTCGCGGTGCGGGCGAAGGCGGTGGCGAACGACATGGTGTTTCACGACGCGAAGTTGACGGTGATGCACCGGGAGGTTCCGGTTCCCGAGGGCATCGGGGAGGCCTACCTCCCGCCGACGGCCCTCATTCAGTTGATCGGCGTGGAGGGGCTGCTTGTTGCGTTTGTGCCCGGTATAATCACCGCGGAAGTCGCCAGGGACCTGCGAGCGACCGCGATTGCGGCGGGCTACGAGGCGCAAATGAGCGCGGGGCCGGCCAACGGTTACCTCGGCGCGCTGGTATCGCGGGCGGCGTGGGCCGCGCCGGAACACGTGGACCTGCCGAACTGGCTGGGTCCGGATGCGGGGGACTGGCTTGTGGGCCAGGTTGCCGCACTGGTTGCGGGGGAGCCTTACGCTGAGACGCCGCAGGCCAGCGCGGGCGCCGCGGAGCGGGAGGCCCTTCCGGGCGGTGTATTGCTGTCGTTTCGCGGCGGCGCCTACGCGCGCGGATACCAGCGCGGGGCCGAAATGCGGGATTTGATACCGGGGCTGTATGAGGCGCGCGTAGCCGGGGCTGTGCGGGGTGGCGCGTGGCTTCCTCCCGGCGATGGCTGGTTACTCTGGCCGCCCTTCCTTGACCGGGTTCCGGTTGCGCTGCCCGCCCTGGCGCAATCGGTCCG
Encoded here:
- a CDS encoding sigma-70 family RNA polymerase sigma factor, whose product is MNANTPDIALLQVWQHRRDSDAFQLIVARHASLVFNTCRHIIKNDADAADISQECFLSLATTPPQIERSLAGWLHRLATHRSLNHLKQEQRRRQREIRYAEGLPEWSAGERDDLLDAVDLAIDALPDEVRIPVIEHYLRQQSHQQIADALKIPRRTVTNRITRGVSLLREELRNRGIITPAVGLAAFLETALAPAAVPDVMCASLGKFAMAGAGYGTTLGAWSGAAAVLMSKGGIATLAAGVVLISAAWVLLRGTEPPPGGSGPPPTPVEMEAAENAASESAVQAPETAVAAIPTGVADVTVMAEGPGTIFGRVLSREGEPVAATVRAIPAQYMESKPEPVLLDLAPRNLEVDTSGRFTFKLLPLDTYIILAVAGDLGAYGEARLSDAYPVNEMELILEPGGAISGRVTDTDGAPIPGARVYPVARDRYRVGESEMRGLSVVTGSGGAFLLPFLPAEQWQLLAAASGCQPSLTEDLTVGAKSVEIVLKPGLTLAGRVVDAVSDVGLEGMTLSATQEGIPVRARARTEADGRFMFDGIAPGDVSVTGYHATHVLKEHPVSLSVPEEGGEPVRLEATPGGKVRGRILLANGEGIEGVRIGLRSMGHSQLAITGAGGRYDLDNVPGGNYALGTLAVTPFDRREIHVSPGETIEAPDWGITSGIVRGVVVDQSGRPVSRATVWLSNAAPVTGVWTDSKGEFQAVEPGVRGILTVTASKFDRSSRLVKIDLDQDPAPYVKLTLDQSRGLVAGQVVDERGAPVRARLAISTYTGMHIPDHLINHTPGFISPYGEPPIPPAEGQTNWEITIPTDSEGYFLAWVDTPADLKFFVSAYTPESVLSKKNLVQELALRAGGVRKGIRLVYKAGPGVSIRGRVQDAGGHPLPHVNVTARIERSMGESGVANSDLEGNFAIKGLQGDMFTVVAHTSEHLASTIPEVPAGTTDLVIVLNKLARVTGIVQDARTGAPLTTFEAAFVFEGGGTAYAQFQQISSVQGEFDLTAPDPRPELESDLVIQAAGYDPARLTLGSISGDVGPLTVTMSPAGPPVSGIVVDEEGNPISGAAIAFRSLSGALSSGSMLTATSASDGTFQHAGVPGDTESLEASHPDFVRARQTIDPHSGDAVTVIMSKGGALEGIVTEDGRPVEKLSLRVAEAETPIQRTDAEGRFRFIHLPVGTVTLRLRTYGPDGEVTLHMVETEVVAGEVRTVRLAFQNGGIVVEE
- a CDS encoding sugar phosphate isomerase/epimerase, coding for MFFSGISDEAGQPIGVQIKAHKQLGWNHLELRMIDGTNITQISDDTFDAVCEALEAAKMNVSCFGSAIANWARPITCDPQLDISDLQRAIPRMKTLGTPFIRVMSYPNDQNNPVEESAWRNEAIARMKTLAKIAEDGGITLAHENCSGWGGLSADNSNILLGEVNSPALKVVYDTGNPVSYKQDAWEYYQKVREHIVYVHIKDANIVDGEPVYCYCGEGQGFVRETIADLLARGYDGGFSIEPHLAAVIHTGETTSDKELLYNSYTEYGRRLMAIVDEAKAAT
- a CDS encoding DJ-1/PfpI family protein, translated to MPKVLVPLAQGCEELEAVTIIDLLRRANFEVVTTGLDTAHVVASRGVVLVPDTDLESAAELDDLDMIVLPGGLPGADNLAGSTVLTALLKRMHAEGKYIAAICAAPRVLAKLGILDGKTVTAYPGFINAEDFPEVRCTGGRVERDGNVITSRGPGTAMDFALTLIEILGGEKTRHTVETGLVR
- a CDS encoding neutral/alkaline non-lysosomal ceramidase N-terminal domain-containing protein, with the translated sequence MKSYLFAGAIALLLCPCAVEALEAGASRARIAAPRGVPLDGDASRLGRPSSGEHDPIWARALYLDDGDTSVFVVSLDLFAVTPGLRATVVERAGSLASPEAIILTATHTHNGPGGMAESLPWRWTAGRYHPEMIDTVSDAVVTAMSQAREQKRRATLGYGTAVQRVLSANVRGAEAPIDEQIGVIRVDDADGKAIAILTSFGAMPDLVPESDYYRFSADFPGAYCREMEALTEPGCVAMFLNGSAAGQRAVDPERNEGWARIDSIGRLLAVRAKAVANDMVFHDAKLTVMHREVPVPEGIGEAYLPPTALIQLIGVEGLLVAFVPGIITAEVARDLRATAIAAGYEAQMSAGPANGYLGALVSRAAWAAPEHVDLPNWLGPDAGDWLVGQVAALVAGEPYAETPQASAGAAEREALPGGVLLSFRGGAYARGYQRGAEMRDLIPGLYEARVAGAVRGGAWLPPGDGWLLWPPFLDRVPVALPALAQSVRPRLAGLGEHWIDELRGFSGGAGMTPDAAWLLQNAPAQEGPDGGQPVGHTMMAHLGGAKSNGGPSVACTLGSGLFERPAAARVEPDTGRYFLQAGLDGIWGVMAGMNDAGVVVAVTRDPAAAAHSNGPPLPLIARESLQFDSTYEAALERLRAANHAAGHRVLLVGPSREGWRGAVLTYGRSVAVREQSEGLLVAVDPEEHYPDEDARQRYALAAARFGDVAEVDAGALQAFLRERGPDQVDDGGAWNTGVRHAAVFSPSRLRAGLAFAAADGQLGEFTEVVLKKAPRNE